A single Diachasmimorpha longicaudata isolate KC_UGA_2023 chromosome 10, iyDiaLong2, whole genome shotgun sequence DNA region contains:
- the Mbl gene encoding protein muscleblind isoform X14 → MAMVNMNNLLNGKDSRWLQLEVCREFQRNKCTRPDTECKFAHPPANVEVQNGRVTACYDSIKVSSGIP, encoded by the coding sequence ATGGCTATGGTCAACATGAACAACCTACTCAATGGAAAGGACTCGCGCTGGCTACAGTTGGAGGTATGCAGAGAGTTTCAACGCAACAAGTGCACCAGACCCGACACGGAGTGTAAATTCGCACATCCACCTGCCAATGTTGAAGTGCAGAATGGACGAGTTACTGCCTGCTACGACAGTATCAAG
- the Mbl gene encoding protein muscleblind isoform X15 has translation MAMVNMNNLLNGKDSRWLQLEVCREFQRNKCTRPDTECKFAHPPANVEVQNGRVTACYDSIKVC, from the coding sequence ATGGCTATGGTCAACATGAACAACCTACTCAATGGAAAGGACTCGCGCTGGCTACAGTTGGAGGTATGCAGAGAGTTTCAACGCAACAAGTGCACCAGACCCGACACGGAGTGTAAATTCGCACATCCACCTGCCAATGTTGAAGTGCAGAATGGACGAGTTACTGCCTGCTACGACAGTATCAAG